A window from Gallus gallus isolate bGalGal1 chromosome 7, bGalGal1.mat.broiler.GRCg7b, whole genome shotgun sequence encodes these proteins:
- the RBM45 gene encoding RNA-binding protein 45: MLSPRRKEAGGSSSPGPEQSQRSTTAREPSGSSAMEESSGFRLSAECLDEPPNSRVFVVLGKDAGEALIRERFAPFGDIQNIWLLRDKRTNESRGIAFIKFARSSQACRAMEEMHGRSLVPDTKPIKVFIAQSRASGSHRDVEDEELTRIFVMIPKTYTEEDLREKFKMYGDIEYCSIIKNKTTGESKGLGYVRYLKPSQAARAIEECDRSYRAILAEPKNKSSESFEHEYYSNNARQEPRGNVFPFCAQPEFCSFEKNETRIQESVSKRLSVVSRLPFIQEQLFALFDLVPGLEYCDVQRDPHTNNGYAVIQYSTAASAIYAKYKLHGFEYPPGNRLTVIFLEDGNDSSDLIRKMATQLVTAHMTSVLRNNNAVVQPYRTPPQAFGGASGSPLLQPQTDAMLPPPKKKMPPDTTVKERLFVLFHPHPLPVTILEDVFCRFGNLIKVYLVAGKNVAYAKFADRASASEAITALHGKIVNGVRLKVRLADSPTEESNKRQRTY; the protein is encoded by the exons ATGTTGTCTCCCCGGCGGAAGGAGGCCGGTGGTAGCTCTTCGCCCGGCCCCGAGCAGAGCCAGCGCTCCACTACGGCCCGCGAGCCGAGCGGCAGCTCCGCCATGGAGGAGAGCAGCGGATTCCGGCTGTCGGCCGAGTGCCTGGACGAGCCGCCCAACAGCCGCGTTTTCGTGGTGCTGGGCAAGGACGCGGGCGAGGCGCTGATTCGGGAGCGCTTCGCCCCGTTCGGGGACATCCAGAACATCTGGCTGCTGCGCGACAAGCGCACCAACGAGTCCCGAGGCATCGCCTTCATCAAGTTCGCTCGCAGCTCGCAAGCCTGCCGGGCCATGGAGGAGATGCACGGCCGCAGCCTGGTCCCGGACACCAAGCCTATCAAG GTATTTATTGCACAGTCAAGAGCTTCTGGGAGCCACCGAGATGTTGAAGATGAGGAGCTTACCCGAATCTTTGTTATGATACCAAAGACCTATACAGAGGAAGACCTGCGAGAGAAGTTTAAG ATGTATGGAGACATTGAATATTGCAGcattattaaaaacaagacTACTGGAGAAAGCAAAGGTTTGGGCTATGTGAGGTACTTAAAACCATCGCAAGCTGCCCGAGCAATTGAAGAGTGTGATCGAA GCTACCGGGCCATTTTGGCTGAACCGAAAAATAAGTCATCTGAATCTTTTGAACATGAATATTATAGCAATAACGCAAGGCAAGAACCAAGAGGAAATGTCTTTCCATTTT GTGCTCAGCCAGAGTTCTGtagttttgaaaaaaatgagaCCAGAATTCAGGAGTCAGTCTCCAAACGTCTGTCAGTGGTATCACGACTTCCCTTTATCCAAGAACAGCTGTTTGCCCTTTTTGATCTAGTCCCAGGACTGGAGTATTGTGATGTTCAGCGAGATCCTCATACTAATAACG GGTATGCTGTGATTCAGTACAGTACAGCTGCATCAGCTATCTATGCCAAGTATAAGCTACATGGGTTTGAGTATCCTCCTGGAAACAGATTAACTGTCATTTTTCTCGAAGATGGGAATGATAGTTCAGA CCTCATCAGGAAAATGGCAACACAGCTGGTAACAGCACATATGACCTCAGTGTTGCGAAATAATAATGCAGTTGTTCAGCCATATAGGACACCTCCT CAAGCATTTGGAGGAGCCTCTGGCTCACCATTACTTCAGCCCCAAACTGATGCTATGCTTCCAccacccaaaaaaaaaatgccacctGACACTACTGTGAAGGAAAGGCTTTTCGTACTTTTTCATCCTCATCCTTTGCCTGTGACTATCTTGGAGGATGTTTTCTG tcgTTTTGGAAATTTAATAAAAGTTTACCTTGTGGCTGGAAAAAATGTGGCCTATGCAAAGTTTGCAGACAGAGCAAGTGCCAGTGAAGCCATAACTGCGTTACACGGCAAGATTGTGAATGGTGTCAGACTTAAAGTAAGGTTGGCAGACTCCCCCACGGAGGAATCTAACAAACGTCAGAGGACCTACTAA
- the LOC124418099 gene encoding uncharacterized protein LOC124418099: MLLEVALVVQGRGRVLGQADAGLQQGAEDVRGGGGQGAGLPQQRPPPYAAQRLLRPGVHVLVVGEVDVDGLGAGEALPQLLLGRPPLQPPGSGPARAAPAAADPPLLRRSSGGRLGKRVSPLQPPLHQLGVPVQETFHRRHVEAAVGRHGILSAARLPLLFCSSVPGCRRASGDARANPSRPALSALAAAAA; this comes from the exons ATGCTCCTTGAGGTAGCGCTTGTAGTCCAGGGCCGGGGGCGGGTACTGGGGCAGGCTGACGCGGGACTCCAGCAGGGCGCTGAGGATGTGCGCGGTGGTGGGGGGCAAGGAGCTGGCCTTCCGCAGCAGCGCCCGCCGCCGTACGCTGCTCAGCGGCTCCTGCGCCCGGGCGTGCACGTGCTCGTCGTAGGTGAGGTTGACGTGGATGGCCTTGGAGCGGGCGAAGCTCTTCCGCAGCTCCTTCTGGGACGCCCTCCGCTGCAGCCCCCCGGCTCCGGGCCCGCTCGCGCCGCCCCAGCCGCCGCCGACCCGCCGCTCCTCCGACGGTCCTCCGGCGGGCGCCTTGGGAAGCGAGTTTCTCCTCTTCAGCCACCTCTCCACCAGCTCGGGGTGCCTGTCCAGGAAACTTTCCACCGCCGCCACGTCGAGGCCGCCGTCGGCCGCCATG GTATTCTTTCCGCTGCCCGCCTCCcgctcctcttctgctcctcGGTCCCGGGCTGCCGCCGAGCCTCTGGAGATGCTCGGGCAAACCCCTCCCGCCCGGCGCTGTCAGCgctggcggcggcggctgcgtAA